Within Ramlibacter henchirensis, the genomic segment GCAGCGGAGCGAGGTGCCGCCCCAACTCCTCGTAAAGCGCGCAGAGCGCGCCATATCCCAAGCCGCTGCCCCCCTGATCCTCCGGCAAGGCGACGCCCATCCATCCCAACTCGGCGGCGATTCGCAGCAGCGCTTGCTCAGGCTCGCGGTCACCGTCGACGATGCGTCGAACATGCCCAAGGCTGCATTGCTCGCGCAGAACGTCTCTGACGGAGTCGCGGAGGTCCTCGGTCACGGAGTCGGCGGCGTTTGCGGATGGATCCGCGGCGCGAGGCGGGTTGTTCATCTTTTGTCTGTCCTGGGTGTCGCGCCTGTCAGTCATGAGGGGCCTTCAAGGCAGGAATTTCTCGCCGGACGCCCACATGATCCTTGCGCCGACCTTCAGGAATTTCCAGCCGCCTGCTGTCCGCTTGTAGGTGTGCAGGTACCAGCCGCCGATGTCGGCGTGCCGCATCAGGTCGCCCGTATCGAGGCCATGAAAGGCCGCAAAATAGCAGCGGCCCTTGCCGACATCGCCGTCGATTTCGATCGAGTGCTGCCCGAGCATGTGACATGTCAACGGGTAGTCCTTCAGGATGTCGGCAACCGCGTCCGCCATGTCTTTCTTGGGAACCCGGCCCTTCGGCGCAATGAATACGCCATCCTCGGCGAACAGGTCTTGCCAGCCGGCGAAGTCACGCTCGTCGACGCAGCGCGTATACGCCGACACGAGTTCGCGTATGGCTTCCCTGTCGACCAGCCACTGCACCTGCTCCTGGAGCTCCGTCGGTAGGCCATTCATCTGCTTGAACTCCAAAGAGAAGTTGGTTCAGGACTGCGGCTCAGAGGCTGTAGCCGCCATCCACCACGATGGTCTGACCCGTGATTCCGGAAGCTTCCCGGGAGGCCAGGAACGCCGCCATGTGAGCGATGTCCTGCGCCGTAATGAGGCGCTTCAACGGGGTTGCGGCAGCGGCGGTGGATACGAAGTTCGGCACGCCCAGTTCTTCGATGACTTGGCGCCCGATGCCACCATCGATCAGCCCGGGCGCGACGCAGTTCGCGCGAATGCCATGGCGCCCTTCTTCCTTCGCCACCGCCCGCACCATCATTTCGACGGCGGACTTCGGGATGGCGGACAGGCCGTCTTTCGGGGCGTACCGATGAATGGCAGACGAGGTGAGCGCGACCAGGCTTCCGCCGCCACCCTTGCGCAGCACCTTGACGGCCGCTTGCATGGCATCGAAAAAACCGGTGAGCTCCATGTTGACTGCATGAAGCCACTCTTCACGCGGCACCTGGGACATGTAGCGCTGCGGCACCTCGATGCCCGCGGCATGAATGACGGTATGAACTCGCTGCTGCGATGCGAGCGTCTCCAGCACACCAGCGGCCGCGCCACTCTGCAGAAGGTCGGCCTGATGCGCGGTCACCCGGGAACTGCCACCGGCAGTTCCGACGAGTTCCTCGACAAGCTTGCCTTCGCGCCTGTACGTGAATGCGACATCCACACCTTGCTGCGCGAAGAGCCTCACGATGCCGGCGCCTATGTGGCCGGTTCCGCCCAGCACCAGAGCGACTCCGTTTTCGTACGTTGTCATGATCCGAATACCCCTTGAAGATTCAGCGTGCCGGCACTTGGCGGGCGGCAGGCCACTCTCGGTCGACCACGAAGTCGTCCAGCGGCACCGCGGCGGAATTGAGGAACGTTGCCAGGCTCAGGTAGGTGCCGATCAGCAGCAGGATTTCCTCGACGGTCTCCACAGGATGCATGCCGACCAGCGCTTGCCACGTGCGGTCGCTGATGCGGAACTGCGTGATGGTCTCGTCGACCGCATCGATATAGACACGCTCCTGCGGCGACCACCGACCGCCCTCGGACACCAGTGCGTCAATCTCCGCGGGGGTCAGCAGGCCGTCGGCCAGGGCCATCTGGCGATGTTGCGCGAACTCGTAGATGCTGCTGGTCCGGTGCGCCGTGCGAAGGATGATGAGCCGCATCGTGCGCTCCGGCAGCAGCTTGGACACTGAAAAGTAGCCGCCGAGATTGCGGATGGCCTTGGCCAGCTTGAGGTTCTGGCCCATGGCACGAAACGCGTTCGGTACAGCGCCGTTCTTCAGTGTCGCGGTCTTGAGCACCTCCGCCTGTTCGGGGGTGAACTCGCCCAGGAGTGGCATGCGGGCTGTCATTGCTTCGCCTTCGCCGG encodes:
- a CDS encoding nuclear transport factor 2 family protein, whose product is MEFKQMNGLPTELQEQVQWLVDREAIRELVSAYTRCVDERDFAGWQDLFAEDGVFIAPKGRVPKKDMADAVADILKDYPLTCHMLGQHSIEIDGDVGKGRCYFAAFHGLDTGDLMRHADIGGWYLHTYKRTAGGWKFLKVGARIMWASGEKFLP
- a CDS encoding SDR family NAD(P)-dependent oxidoreductase produces the protein MTTYENGVALVLGGTGHIGAGIVRLFAQQGVDVAFTYRREGKLVEELVGTAGGSSRVTAHQADLLQSGAAAGVLETLASQQRVHTVIHAAGIEVPQRYMSQVPREEWLHAVNMELTGFFDAMQAAVKVLRKGGGGSLVALTSSAIHRYAPKDGLSAIPKSAVEMMVRAVAKEEGRHGIRANCVAPGLIDGGIGRQVIEELGVPNFVSTAAAATPLKRLITAQDIAHMAAFLASREASGITGQTIVVDGGYSL
- a CDS encoding carboxymuconolactone decarboxylase family protein; the encoded protein is MTARMPLLGEFTPEQAEVLKTATLKNGAVPNAFRAMGQNLKLAKAIRNLGGYFSVSKLLPERTMRLIILRTAHRTSSIYEFAQHRQMALADGLLTPAEIDALVSEGGRWSPQERVYIDAVDETITQFRISDRTWQALVGMHPVETVEEILLLIGTYLSLATFLNSAAVPLDDFVVDREWPAARQVPAR